From the genome of Rathayibacter sp. VKM Ac-2759, one region includes:
- a CDS encoding carbohydrate ABC transporter permease, giving the protein MAITDAPRATKSPISGAAPMARPTAARVGAGNRTFSIVSATVLIVFAIIWLIPSLFALKTSLTANGVAALGAPEIMKDLNPTLYSYATLFRAGDIWNWYLASGITSVVTAVLTVLFASMAAFALSRLTFRGSNVVLLLILFGIMIPGQVLIIPIFQELGALNLLNTYWSVIFPQVPAAIAVFIFKQFFDGIPKELEEAARIDGAGLWKIYWSVIMPLSRPVIAAVVILTFVGVWNNLLLPLFVLSNPNLMTIPVGLATVQGSFGQRFADIQAGALLAALPLIIMYLAFQRQIVEGVTGSGLKG; this is encoded by the coding sequence ATGGCCATCACCGACGCTCCTCGCGCCACGAAGTCGCCGATCTCCGGTGCCGCTCCCATGGCCAGGCCGACCGCAGCCCGCGTGGGCGCGGGCAACCGGACCTTCAGCATCGTCTCGGCCACCGTGCTCATCGTCTTCGCGATCATCTGGCTCATCCCCAGCCTGTTCGCGCTCAAGACGTCGCTGACCGCGAACGGGGTGGCTGCGCTCGGTGCCCCGGAGATCATGAAGGACCTCAACCCCACCCTCTACTCGTACGCCACGCTCTTCCGAGCCGGCGACATCTGGAACTGGTACCTCGCCTCGGGCATCACCTCGGTCGTCACGGCCGTGCTGACCGTCCTCTTCGCCTCGATGGCCGCCTTCGCGCTGTCGCGATTGACGTTCCGCGGCTCGAACGTCGTGCTGCTGCTCATCCTGTTCGGGATCATGATCCCCGGCCAGGTGCTGATCATCCCGATCTTCCAGGAGCTCGGCGCCCTCAACCTGCTCAACACCTACTGGTCGGTGATCTTCCCGCAGGTTCCCGCGGCGATCGCGGTGTTCATCTTCAAGCAGTTCTTCGACGGGATCCCGAAGGAACTCGAGGAGGCCGCCCGCATCGACGGCGCCGGCCTGTGGAAGATCTACTGGTCGGTCATCATGCCGCTCTCGCGCCCCGTGATCGCGGCCGTCGTGATCCTCACGTTCGTCGGGGTGTGGAACAACCTTCTGCTGCCGCTGTTCGTGCTCTCGAACCCGAACCTGATGACCATCCCGGTCGGCCTCGCCACCGTGCAGGGTTCGTTCGGCCAGCGCTTCGCCGACATCCAGGCCGGCGCCCTGCTGGCGGCACTCCCGCTGATCATCATGTACCTGGCGTTCCAGCGTCAGAT
- a CDS encoding sugar ABC transporter permease → MTAAPALIRPAPTSPSSRGTTGSRRTRGESRGAWLFIAPFGLFYLAFLLGPAVWMVISSFFNTSTVRTGLGSFAGFANYAEMLSRADFWSAMWHTLQFTLYTVPPLVIIAFVFAILTNRVRHGQWFFRLAFFLPYILPSATISLIWLFIFTPGTGLWATAQGWFGITGATGVLADPNTAMIGIAIATVWWTLGFNFVLYLAGLQEIPRELYEAAAIDGATPWQQIRFITLPLLNRTTTLVILLQIIASLKIFDQVYLMTSGGPGISTQVALGLVTNVGFTDNRLGAASAASVLLLIVIVAIALIRQYIDRAATRKAA, encoded by the coding sequence GTGACCGCCGCACCTGCCCTCATCCGCCCCGCCCCGACATCGCCATCGAGTCGCGGCACCACGGGATCCCGCCGCACCCGCGGCGAGAGCCGGGGAGCCTGGCTCTTCATCGCTCCCTTCGGACTCTTCTATCTGGCCTTCCTCCTCGGACCGGCCGTCTGGATGGTCATCTCCAGCTTCTTCAACACCTCGACAGTGCGGACGGGCCTGGGCTCGTTCGCCGGCTTCGCGAACTACGCCGAGATGCTCTCGCGCGCCGACTTCTGGAGCGCGATGTGGCACACGCTCCAGTTCACGCTGTACACGGTGCCCCCGCTCGTGATCATCGCCTTCGTCTTCGCGATCCTCACCAACCGGGTTCGGCACGGGCAGTGGTTCTTCCGCCTCGCGTTCTTCCTGCCGTACATCCTCCCGTCGGCGACCATCTCGCTGATCTGGCTGTTCATCTTCACGCCGGGCACGGGCCTGTGGGCGACCGCGCAGGGCTGGTTCGGTATCACCGGCGCGACCGGCGTGCTGGCGGACCCCAACACCGCGATGATCGGCATCGCGATCGCCACCGTCTGGTGGACTCTCGGCTTCAACTTCGTGCTCTACCTCGCCGGACTCCAGGAGATCCCGCGTGAGTTGTACGAAGCCGCGGCCATCGACGGGGCGACGCCCTGGCAGCAGATCCGCTTCATCACGCTGCCGCTGCTGAACCGCACCACGACGCTCGTGATCCTGCTGCAGATCATCGCGTCCCTGAAGATCTTCGACCAGGTCTACCTGATGACGTCCGGCGGCCCCGGCATCTCGACCCAGGTCGCACTCGGACTCGTCACGAACGTCGGCTTCACCGACAACCGCTTGGGCGCGGCCTCCGCCGCATCGGTCCTCCTCCTCATCGTCATCGTCGCCATCGCGCTGATCCGTCAGTACATCGACCGCGCTGCCACCCGAAAGGCGGCCTGA
- a CDS encoding sugar ABC transporter substrate-binding protein yields the protein MVSPFTRRAFLGGSLAAASSLALAGCASSPIGAGLFGSPLNPEQLIFWSLFGGGDGTRMQEMQAGYADANGGPGSLQATVFAWGNPYYSKLTLATVGNKPPDVAVAHLTRAKPLYDGGILDPITEEDLASVGMSSTDFNPASWDAQKTDGKNIAIPLDTHPLVMFFNSDVCGQAGLLDPDGKLKDLTGLETFESALDAIAGVTGGTAITFGNVNETATPWRVFWTLYNQIDGVTPFLSDNGATISVDEDAFIQVTTKIQDWVNKGWLNTGLDYAGAQTAMFTGQSGIFLQGEWEITTAESIEGLTFGMVPVPQLFDRPAVQADSHTFVLPRKDRTPEQRLQAMGFIKSMLDQGQTWAMGGHVPAYLPTLESADYKALEPQADYSSAADYAVYDDPAWYGGSGSTFEVTVGAQLALVQQLSLSPEGALKAIKDQLAIYTNTPSPL from the coding sequence ATGGTGTCACCATTCACCCGACGGGCATTTCTGGGCGGTTCTCTCGCCGCGGCGAGCTCTCTCGCTCTCGCCGGCTGCGCGAGCAGTCCGATCGGAGCCGGGCTCTTCGGCAGCCCGCTCAACCCCGAGCAGCTCATCTTCTGGAGCCTCTTCGGCGGCGGCGACGGCACCCGGATGCAGGAGATGCAGGCGGGCTACGCGGACGCGAACGGCGGTCCCGGCTCGCTCCAGGCCACCGTCTTCGCGTGGGGCAACCCGTACTACTCCAAACTGACGCTCGCCACCGTGGGCAACAAGCCGCCGGACGTCGCGGTCGCGCACCTCACGCGGGCGAAGCCGCTGTACGACGGCGGAATCCTCGACCCGATCACCGAAGAGGACCTCGCCTCGGTCGGCATGTCCTCCACCGACTTCAACCCGGCCTCCTGGGACGCCCAGAAGACGGACGGCAAGAACATCGCGATCCCGCTCGACACCCACCCGCTCGTGATGTTCTTCAACTCCGACGTCTGCGGCCAGGCGGGGCTGCTCGATCCGGACGGGAAGCTGAAGGACCTCACCGGCCTCGAGACGTTCGAATCCGCGCTCGACGCGATCGCCGGGGTCACCGGCGGCACGGCGATCACCTTCGGAAACGTCAATGAGACCGCGACTCCCTGGCGTGTGTTCTGGACGCTCTACAACCAGATCGACGGCGTGACGCCGTTCCTCTCCGACAACGGAGCGACGATCTCGGTCGACGAGGACGCCTTCATCCAGGTGACCACGAAGATCCAGGACTGGGTGAACAAGGGCTGGCTGAACACGGGCCTCGACTACGCCGGTGCGCAGACGGCGATGTTCACGGGACAGTCCGGCATCTTCCTCCAGGGGGAGTGGGAGATCACCACGGCGGAGTCGATCGAGGGCCTCACCTTCGGGATGGTGCCGGTTCCGCAACTGTTCGACAGGCCGGCCGTGCAGGCCGACTCGCACACCTTCGTTCTGCCTCGCAAGGACCGCACCCCGGAGCAGCGCCTGCAGGCGATGGGCTTCATCAAGTCGATGCTCGACCAAGGCCAGACCTGGGCGATGGGCGGCCACGTTCCCGCGTACCTTCCGACCCTCGAGAGCGCCGACTACAAGGCGCTCGAGCCTCAAGCCGACTACTCGTCCGCGGCCGACTACGCCGTCTACGACGACCCGGCCTGGTACGGCGGATCAGGATCGACCTTCGAGGTCACCGTGGGCGCGCAGCTCGCACTCGTCCAGCAGCTGTCGCTGTCGCCCGAGGGCGCCTTGAAGGCCATCAAGGATCAGCTCGCGATCTACACCAACACCCCCAGCCCCCTCTGA
- a CDS encoding LacI family DNA-binding transcriptional regulator, translating into MRATVRDVATRAGVSPKTVSNVINGVVFVRPGTRERVEAAIADLHYVPNLSARGLRNGRSGAVALAFPDLTTEYSAAMLDNFVEAAHERGWSIQMEQTGRRPDREGELLSRAREHLIDGLILNPVSLKLSAIVGAAELPPIVVIGEVEQDLVDRVAVDSVAAAREMTEHLLARGHRRIAVVGTDGPGSDRASARARTQGYREALAAAGVPNDPALEIMTVDWVPSVAGEAFARALDAGVEMDAVFCFTDSMAVGVLSILFARHIRVPEQIAVAGFDDVRGGRFASPPLTTVSFDKRAFAEAALSMLAERIADRSLPPRQIFIPHEIIARASTATARAAAD; encoded by the coding sequence ATGCGCGCAACCGTCCGGGATGTCGCCACTCGTGCCGGGGTGAGCCCGAAGACCGTCTCGAACGTCATCAACGGCGTCGTGTTCGTGAGGCCCGGCACCCGGGAGCGCGTCGAGGCCGCCATCGCCGACCTGCACTACGTGCCCAACCTCAGCGCGCGCGGTCTGCGCAACGGCCGCTCCGGTGCGGTCGCCCTCGCCTTCCCCGACCTGACCACCGAGTACTCCGCCGCCATGCTCGACAATTTCGTCGAGGCCGCCCATGAGCGCGGGTGGTCGATCCAGATGGAGCAGACCGGCAGGCGACCCGACCGCGAAGGTGAACTGCTCTCGCGCGCGCGCGAGCACCTCATCGACGGCCTCATCCTCAACCCGGTCAGCCTGAAACTGAGCGCCATCGTCGGTGCCGCCGAGCTGCCCCCGATCGTCGTGATCGGTGAGGTGGAGCAGGATCTCGTCGACAGGGTGGCCGTCGACAGCGTCGCCGCCGCTCGGGAGATGACCGAGCACCTCCTCGCGCGCGGCCATCGGCGTATCGCCGTCGTCGGAACGGACGGCCCCGGCTCCGATCGGGCGTCAGCGCGAGCGCGGACGCAGGGCTACCGCGAGGCCCTGGCGGCTGCGGGTGTGCCGAACGACCCGGCCCTCGAGATCATGACGGTGGACTGGGTTCCGAGCGTGGCCGGGGAAGCGTTCGCCCGCGCGCTCGACGCGGGAGTCGAGATGGATGCCGTCTTCTGCTTCACCGACTCCATGGCGGTGGGAGTTCTGAGCATCCTGTTCGCGCGGCACATCCGGGTGCCGGAGCAGATCGCCGTCGCCGGCTTCGACGACGTGCGCGGCGGCCGCTTCGCGTCCCCTCCGCTGACCACGGTGTCCTTCGACAAGCGAGCCTTCGCTGAGGCCGCGCTGTCGATGCTCGCGGAGCGGATCGCCGACCGGTCCCTCCCACCGCGCCAGATCTTCATCCCGCACGAGATCATCGCGCGGGCGTCCACCGCGACGGCTCGAGCCGCCGCGGACTGA
- the smc gene encoding chromosome segregation protein SMC yields MYLKSLTLKGFKSFAQPTTFAFEPGVTCVVGPNGSGKSNVVDALAWVMGEQGAKTLRGGKMEDVIFAGTSTRGPLGRAEVALTIDNTDGALPIEYTEVTITRTLFRNGGSEYAINGRSCRLLDVQELLSDSGLGREMHVIVGQGQLDAVLHATPEERRGFIEEAAGILKHRRRKEKTLRKLDAMQANLTRLSDLAGEIRRQLKPLGRQAEVARQAQTIAAVVRDARARLLADDVVTLRTALDGFARSESERHSERIVLQEKLEQSTLRMARIESEMVGDAVDDARRTTFELESVQERLRNLSALAGQRLALLELESEQPQAQPRVTPQLIEEARDELERLRQGVIDAEAGWAAAQQATLAARRALDAVDDEIAAQSALVSRHDLEISKLTGQADTAASRLAAVRGEVLRAQNTLDSAVQRREAAQRQLDALEDEIGEAGGGTDGTLDEGYELAQSSVFEAEGEIERLREDLHALERERDGLAARTSALSLALDVSDGSAELIATRLDGISGRVAERIQVRPGYEAAIAAALGVAADAVLADTLEHAEAALDEAVRRELGRVELLVADAARPPLALDVPEGAVRAGDLVSGPAGVLALLEQIVVVDDLAAARRLWPAFSGGEHPVTVVTRDGAAVSDVVLSGGAGGQRSRLELVSERDSAASRLDEIEGSIDRLRFELAEQTGALKAAKEQSRLALAALREHDAARAAHTERLGRVRAQLEASVAEHGRGEKALTIASERVGDAEQAAHRAKSELDVARSRPRPILDVSGRDGLQGEVDAAREREIEARLGVETAKERVRAEQSRGEALARQLAADRAAADEAARRAVIRRRQHDAAADVVGAIPAVLASVDRSVQQARAELVQAEAARSQQNAELQVLRREEAVLRDRLQSVTESVHGLELQIYEKRLQLSGLLERAGSELGLVEDVLVAEYGPEVGVPDETDDDAPDRPFVRDEQRRRLDRAEKQLGQLGRVNPLALEEFAALEQRHVFLTEQLTDLTNTRRDLMTIIEELDETMQTVFASAFDDTQAAFADVFPVLFPGGTGSIRLTDPANLLTTGIEVAVRPAGKKIERLSLLSGGERSLAAVAFMVAIFKSRPSPFYIMDEVEAALDDANLGRLLSIFQDLRTSSQLIVITHQKRTMEIADALYGVSMRQDGVSAVVGQRVEAPAV; encoded by the coding sequence GTGTATCTGAAGAGCCTGACCCTCAAGGGGTTCAAGTCCTTCGCTCAGCCGACCACGTTCGCCTTCGAGCCCGGCGTGACGTGCGTCGTCGGCCCCAACGGCTCGGGCAAGAGCAACGTCGTCGACGCGCTCGCCTGGGTGATGGGGGAGCAGGGCGCCAAGACCCTCCGCGGCGGCAAGATGGAGGACGTCATCTTCGCGGGCACCTCCACCCGCGGCCCCCTCGGTCGCGCCGAGGTCGCGCTCACCATCGACAACACCGACGGCGCGCTGCCGATCGAGTACACCGAGGTGACCATCACCCGCACGCTCTTCCGCAACGGCGGCAGCGAGTACGCGATCAACGGCCGCTCCTGCCGTCTGCTCGATGTGCAGGAGCTGCTGAGCGACTCCGGTCTCGGGCGCGAGATGCACGTGATCGTCGGCCAGGGACAGCTCGACGCGGTCCTGCACGCGACTCCGGAGGAGCGCCGCGGCTTCATCGAGGAGGCCGCGGGGATCCTCAAGCACCGCCGCCGCAAGGAGAAGACCCTCCGCAAGCTCGACGCGATGCAGGCCAACCTCACTCGCCTCTCCGACCTCGCCGGAGAGATCCGGCGCCAGCTCAAGCCGCTCGGCCGCCAGGCGGAGGTGGCCCGCCAGGCCCAGACCATCGCCGCGGTCGTGCGCGACGCCCGCGCGCGCCTGCTCGCCGACGACGTGGTGACCCTCCGCACCGCCCTCGACGGCTTCGCCCGCTCCGAGAGCGAGCGGCACAGCGAGCGGATCGTGCTGCAGGAGAAGCTCGAGCAGTCGACGCTGCGGATGGCGCGCATCGAGTCCGAGATGGTCGGCGATGCGGTCGACGACGCCCGCCGCACGACCTTCGAGCTCGAGTCGGTGCAGGAGCGGCTGCGCAATCTGTCGGCGCTCGCCGGGCAGCGTCTCGCGCTGCTCGAGCTCGAGTCGGAGCAGCCGCAGGCGCAGCCGCGCGTCACTCCGCAGCTGATCGAGGAGGCGCGGGACGAGCTGGAGCGCCTTCGGCAGGGCGTGATCGACGCCGAGGCCGGCTGGGCCGCGGCGCAGCAGGCGACCCTCGCGGCCCGCCGCGCCCTCGACGCGGTCGACGACGAGATCGCCGCGCAGTCGGCCCTGGTCTCCCGCCACGATCTCGAGATCTCGAAGCTCACCGGCCAGGCCGACACCGCGGCGTCGCGGCTCGCGGCGGTGCGGGGCGAGGTCCTCCGCGCGCAGAACACCCTCGACTCCGCCGTGCAGCGGCGCGAGGCCGCCCAGCGCCAGCTCGATGCGCTCGAGGACGAGATCGGCGAGGCGGGCGGGGGCACCGACGGCACCCTCGATGAGGGCTACGAGCTCGCGCAGTCCTCGGTGTTCGAGGCGGAGGGCGAGATCGAGCGCCTCCGCGAGGATCTGCACGCGCTCGAGCGCGAGCGCGACGGGCTCGCCGCCCGCACCAGCGCCCTCTCGCTCGCCCTCGATGTGAGCGACGGCTCGGCCGAGCTGATCGCGACGCGCCTCGACGGCATCAGCGGCCGGGTCGCCGAGCGGATCCAGGTGCGCCCCGGCTACGAGGCCGCGATCGCCGCCGCGCTGGGGGTCGCCGCCGACGCCGTGCTCGCCGACACCCTCGAGCACGCGGAGGCGGCGCTCGACGAGGCGGTCCGCCGTGAGCTCGGCCGGGTCGAGCTGCTGGTCGCCGACGCGGCACGGCCCCCGCTCGCTCTCGACGTCCCCGAGGGGGCGGTGCGCGCGGGCGACCTCGTCTCCGGTCCCGCGGGAGTCCTCGCGCTCCTCGAGCAGATCGTGGTCGTCGACGACCTCGCCGCGGCACGGAGGCTGTGGCCGGCGTTCTCGGGAGGCGAGCACCCCGTCACCGTGGTCACCCGCGACGGAGCGGCCGTCTCGGACGTCGTCCTCAGCGGCGGCGCCGGCGGGCAGCGGAGCCGCCTCGAGCTCGTCTCCGAGCGCGACTCCGCCGCGAGCCGCCTCGACGAGATCGAGGGGAGCATCGACCGCCTCCGCTTCGAGCTCGCCGAGCAGACCGGCGCGCTGAAGGCAGCGAAGGAGCAGTCCCGGCTCGCCCTCGCGGCTCTCCGCGAGCACGACGCCGCCCGGGCCGCCCACACCGAGCGACTCGGCCGGGTGCGCGCGCAGCTCGAGGCCTCCGTCGCCGAGCACGGCCGCGGTGAGAAGGCGCTGACGATCGCCTCCGAGCGGGTCGGCGATGCCGAGCAGGCGGCGCACAGGGCCAAGAGCGAGCTCGACGTCGCACGCTCGCGGCCCCGGCCGATCCTCGACGTCAGCGGCCGGGACGGTCTGCAGGGCGAGGTGGATGCGGCCCGCGAGCGCGAGATCGAGGCGCGGCTCGGAGTGGAGACGGCGAAGGAGCGCGTCCGCGCCGAGCAGTCCCGCGGCGAGGCCCTCGCCCGTCAGCTCGCGGCCGACCGCGCCGCCGCCGACGAGGCCGCCCGCCGCGCGGTGATCCGGAGGCGTCAGCACGACGCCGCGGCCGATGTCGTCGGCGCGATCCCCGCGGTGCTCGCCTCCGTCGACCGCTCGGTGCAGCAGGCGCGCGCCGAGCTGGTGCAGGCCGAGGCCGCCCGCTCGCAGCAGAACGCCGAGCTCCAGGTGCTCCGGCGCGAGGAGGCGGTGCTCCGCGACCGCCTGCAGTCGGTGACCGAGAGCGTGCACGGGCTCGAGCTGCAGATCTACGAGAAGCGGCTGCAGCTGTCCGGTCTGCTCGAGCGCGCGGGATCCGAGCTCGGGCTCGTCGAGGACGTGCTCGTCGCCGAGTACGGACCGGAGGTCGGCGTGCCGGACGAGACCGACGACGACGCCCCCGACCGCCCGTTCGTCCGCGACGAGCAGCGCCGGCGCCTCGACCGGGCCGAGAAGCAGCTCGGCCAGCTCGGCCGCGTGAACCCGCTCGCCCTCGAGGAGTTCGCCGCGCTCGAGCAGCGCCACGTGTTCCTCACCGAGCAGCTGACCGACCTGACCAACACCCGCCGAGACCTGATGACGATCATCGAGGAGCTCGACGAGACCATGCAGACGGTCTTCGCCTCGGCGTTCGACGACACCCAGGCCGCGTTCGCCGACGTGTTCCCGGTGCTCTTCCCGGGCGGCACCGGCAGCATCCGCCTCACCGACCCCGCCAACCTGCTGACGACCGGCATCGAGGTCGCGGTGCGCCCGGCGGGTAAGAAGATCGAGCGGCTCTCGCTGCTCTCGGGAGGCGAGCGCTCGCTCGCCGCGGTCGCCTTCATGGTCGCGATCTTCAAGTCGCGGCCGAGCCCGTTCTACATCATGGACGAGGTCGAGGCGGCCCTCGACGACGCCAACCTGGGACGCCTGCTGAGCATCTTCCAGGACCTGCGGACCTCGAGCCAGCTGATCGTGATCACGCACCAGAAGCGCACGATGGAGATCGCGGACGCCCTCTACGGCGTCTCGATGCGGCAGGACGGAGTGTCGGCCGTCGTCGGCCAGCGCGTGGAGGCGCCGGCGGTCTGA
- a CDS encoding AarF/UbiB family protein, translated as MAATVLIVLLAVLSALAVGAVSRRVLGAPVGWPRSVVVGLLVFATGLPFGVWVSEQTGIVSAGRATDATSAWVAILTVVVAVAWIFALGVGALVALELFWPTASLRNPIEVVRGAIRRRRRTKRYLQILAIASRHGLGWIFHDRSSTGPSATTAQQRARAIVDAINASGVTFVKLGQVLSTRRDLIPEPYLGALASLQSGATTLPWETIRSEIADELGRPIEEVFASIDETPLAAASVAQVHTARLLDGRDVVIKVQRPTARAQVEADVDIVLRLAESAELHTRQGRELRAVSVARGFTSTLLDELDYGVELRNTEMIRATLAAVAQHSDVEDVRISVPEVHPEASGRRMITMDRVDGLPLSRAAGRLAQLPEPRREALALGLMNVVLEQILVHGVFHADLHPGNVILREDGTLGLIDFGAVGVVERSQREYLAALLLAAASEDDIAATDALLLIVDVPDGADLDGFRHDIGQVLTRARYQSGEHDSIFTMMLDVIRQHRIALPSTLSSAFRSFATLEGCLHVLVPDFDLMERALERVPTLVKRMLSLKRIAASAQAQAAVGAAYARRIPRRIERLSEHLERGTLGVRLRTFAEEGDRGFVGGLVAEVVGVLISLTAVVLAIVLVVSDSGPLLAPNLRLFDLGGAFVGLLGFLGVLRILRRLQRAP; from the coding sequence GTGGCCGCCACTGTTCTCATCGTCCTCCTGGCGGTGCTCTCCGCGCTCGCCGTGGGTGCCGTCAGCCGTCGCGTCCTCGGTGCGCCGGTCGGGTGGCCGCGGAGCGTGGTCGTCGGCCTGCTGGTCTTCGCGACCGGTCTCCCCTTCGGAGTCTGGGTCAGCGAGCAGACAGGGATCGTGTCGGCCGGCCGCGCGACGGACGCCACTTCGGCGTGGGTCGCGATCCTGACCGTCGTGGTGGCGGTCGCGTGGATCTTCGCCCTCGGCGTCGGCGCCCTGGTCGCCCTGGAGCTCTTCTGGCCCACCGCCTCCCTCCGCAATCCGATCGAGGTCGTTCGCGGCGCAATCCGGCGACGCCGGCGCACGAAGCGCTACCTCCAGATCCTCGCGATCGCCTCGCGGCACGGCCTCGGCTGGATCTTCCACGACCGGTCGAGCACGGGGCCGAGTGCGACCACGGCCCAGCAGCGTGCGAGAGCGATCGTCGACGCCATCAACGCCTCGGGGGTGACGTTCGTGAAGCTCGGGCAGGTGCTCTCGACGCGCCGCGACCTGATCCCCGAGCCCTACCTCGGCGCGCTCGCGTCTCTGCAGTCGGGCGCGACGACGCTGCCCTGGGAGACGATCCGATCGGAGATCGCGGACGAGCTCGGCCGCCCGATAGAGGAGGTGTTCGCCTCCATCGACGAGACGCCCCTGGCCGCGGCATCCGTCGCTCAGGTTCACACGGCCCGGCTGCTCGACGGACGGGACGTCGTGATCAAGGTGCAGCGGCCGACCGCCCGAGCGCAGGTCGAGGCCGATGTCGACATCGTCCTCCGTCTCGCCGAGAGCGCCGAGCTCCACACGCGGCAGGGCCGCGAGCTGCGGGCCGTCTCCGTGGCCCGGGGCTTCACGAGCACCCTGCTCGATGAGCTCGACTACGGCGTCGAACTCCGCAACACCGAGATGATCCGCGCCACTCTCGCCGCCGTCGCCCAGCACTCGGACGTCGAGGACGTGCGGATCTCGGTGCCCGAGGTCCACCCGGAGGCGAGCGGGCGGCGGATGATCACCATGGACCGCGTCGACGGTCTTCCGCTCAGCCGCGCCGCAGGCCGTCTCGCACAGCTCCCGGAACCCCGGAGAGAGGCTCTCGCGCTCGGCCTCATGAACGTCGTCCTCGAGCAGATCCTCGTGCACGGCGTCTTCCACGCTGATCTGCATCCCGGCAATGTGATCCTCCGGGAGGACGGCACGCTGGGCCTGATCGACTTCGGAGCGGTCGGAGTCGTCGAGCGGAGTCAGCGCGAGTACCTCGCCGCTCTGCTGCTCGCGGCGGCGAGCGAGGACGACATCGCCGCGACGGACGCCCTGCTGCTGATCGTGGACGTGCCGGACGGGGCCGACCTCGACGGGTTCCGCCACGACATCGGGCAGGTGCTGACACGGGCGCGGTACCAGAGCGGCGAGCACGACTCGATCTTCACGATGATGCTCGACGTCATCCGGCAGCATCGGATCGCGCTTCCCTCGACGCTGAGCTCCGCCTTCCGCAGCTTCGCGACGCTCGAGGGCTGCCTCCACGTGCTCGTCCCGGACTTCGATCTGATGGAGCGGGCGCTCGAGCGGGTGCCGACGCTGGTGAAGCGGATGCTGAGCCTCAAGCGGATCGCCGCGTCGGCTCAGGCGCAGGCCGCCGTCGGGGCCGCGTACGCACGACGGATCCCCCGACGGATCGAGAGGCTGTCCGAGCATCTCGAGCGAGGGACTCTCGGGGTGCGGCTGCGCACCTTCGCCGAGGAGGGGGACCGGGGATTCGTCGGCGGACTGGTGGCCGAGGTGGTCGGTGTGCTGATCTCCCTGACCGCGGTCGTCCTGGCGATCGTCCTGGTCGTCAGCGACTCCGGCCCGCTGCTCGCACCGAACCTGCGCCTGTTCGACCTGGGCGGTGCGTTCGTCGGGCTGCTCGGGTTCCTCGGAGTCCTGCGGATCCTGCGGCGCCTCCAGCGGGCGCCCTGA
- a CDS encoding GNAT family N-acetyltransferase, with product MTRLSVRALPIPERPGAAGWDDFVALTAIGNAVEAEGTGTDDLGYSPETNLGEWRQQEFSPQRAYLAEVEGRAVGSGELHWSAEAQDDAAWLSIAVLPEQRRRGVGTALLDRLSADAADLGRRVLQTWTSHRADAAGDRREPLSGAGSVPSADPGARWLIARRWSLEQVERVSVARLPLEAFEDRLRAALGHSAGYDVLHWRGRTPPEWIDDLLLLRTAMSTQAPSAGLSVPEETWTRERLAAHERGAEAGGRVELASAVLHRGSGRLVGYCTIDLLPGRPALWGDTLVLPEHRGHRLGMLLKLDALGQLTATGCRAVYTWNAEENRPMLAVNEAVGFTAVAVEGQWKTVLA from the coding sequence GTGACCCGCCTCTCCGTCCGCGCCCTCCCGATCCCCGAGCGCCCGGGCGCCGCGGGCTGGGACGACTTCGTCGCGCTGACCGCGATCGGCAACGCGGTCGAGGCGGAGGGCACGGGCACCGACGATCTCGGCTACTCCCCCGAGACGAACCTCGGGGAGTGGCGGCAGCAGGAGTTCTCGCCCCAGCGCGCCTACCTCGCCGAGGTGGAGGGCCGCGCCGTCGGCAGCGGCGAACTGCACTGGAGCGCCGAGGCGCAGGACGACGCCGCGTGGCTCTCGATCGCGGTGCTCCCCGAGCAGCGGCGACGCGGCGTCGGGACGGCGCTGCTCGATCGGCTGAGCGCGGACGCGGCCGACCTCGGCCGCCGCGTGCTGCAGACCTGGACCTCGCACCGCGCGGACGCGGCGGGCGACCGGCGGGAGCCGCTGTCCGGAGCGGGCTCGGTCCCCTCCGCCGACCCCGGCGCGCGCTGGCTGATCGCACGTCGCTGGAGTCTCGAGCAGGTCGAGCGGGTCAGCGTCGCGCGGCTGCCTCTCGAGGCGTTCGAGGACCGCCTCCGAGCGGCTCTCGGGCACAGCGCCGGGTACGACGTGCTGCACTGGCGCGGCCGGACTCCCCCGGAGTGGATCGACGACCTGCTGCTGCTCCGGACCGCGATGAGCACGCAGGCGCCGTCGGCCGGGCTCTCGGTGCCGGAGGAGACCTGGACCCGCGAGCGCCTCGCAGCCCACGAGCGCGGTGCCGAGGCGGGAGGACGTGTCGAACTCGCCTCCGCTGTCCTGCACCGCGGCAGCGGCAGGCTCGTCGGCTACTGCACGATCGATCTGCTCCCGGGCCGCCCCGCGCTGTGGGGCGACACGCTCGTGCTGCCCGAGCACCGCGGGCACCGCCTGGGCATGCTGCTGAAGCTCGACGCCCTCGGGCAGCTGACCGCGACGGGCTGCCGCGCCGTCTACACCTGGAACGCCGAGGAGAACCGACCGATGCTCGCTGTGAACGAGGCCGTGGGCTTCACCGCCGTCGCCGTCGAGGGCCAGTGGAAGACGGTGCTCGCATGA